From a region of the Clupea harengus chromosome 9, Ch_v2.0.2, whole genome shotgun sequence genome:
- the b3gat1a gene encoding galactosylgalactosylxylosylprotein 3-beta-glucuronosyltransferase 1 isoform X1 — protein MPKRRDILAIVLIVLPWTLLITVWHQNAIAPLLAIRKACHHLVRDFFIIPERLAIHRHRLADDGAGGRRMAGTAGDSKEYCSPDKDIVEVVRTEYVYTRPPPWSDVLPTIHVITPTYSRPVQKAELTRLANTFLHVANLHWILVEDSQRRTPLVARLLRETGLNYTHLNVETPRNYKLRGDARDPRIPRGTMQRNLALRWLRETFSPNSSQPGIVYFADDDNTYSLELFEEMRSTRKVSVWPVAFVGGLRYESPKVNAAGKVYGWKTVFDPHRPFAIDMAGFAINLRLILFKPQAYFKLRGVKGGYQESSLLRELVTLNDLEPKAANCTKILVWHTRTEKPVLVNESKKGFTDPNVEI, from the exons ATGCCGAAGAGAAGAGACATTCTTGCCATCGTGTTGATAGTGTTACCGTGGACTCTGCTCATCACCGTCTGGCACCAAAACGCGATAGCACCACTGCTGGCCATTCGCAAGG CTTGTCACCACCTAGTCAGAGACTTCTTTATCATTCCCGAGCGGCTAGCCATCCACCGCCACCGGCTCGCAG atGACGGTGCAGGGGGACGCCGGATGGCGGGCACAGCCGGGGACTCCAAGGAGTACTGCTCCCCGGACAAGGACATCGTGGAGGTGGTGCGCACGGAGTACGTGTACACGCGGCCGCCGCCCTGGTCCGACGTGCTGCCCACCATCCACGTGATCACGCCCACCTACAGCCGGCCCGTGCAGAAGGCCGAGCTCACGCGGCTGGCCAACACCTTCCTGCACGTGGCCAACCTGCACTGGATCCTGGTGGAGGACTCACAGCGGCGCACGCCCCTGGTGGCCCGACTGCTCCGCGAGACGGGCCTCAACTACACGCACCTCAACGTGGAGACGCCTCGCAACTACAAGCTGCGGGGCGACGCCCGCGACCCGCGCATCCCCCGCGGCACCATGCAGCGGAACCTGGCACTGCGCTGGCTCAGGGAGACCTTCAGCCCCAACAGCAGCCAGCCGGGCATCGTCTACTTCGCCGACGATGACAACACCTACAGCCTGGAGCTCTTTGAGGAG aTGCGCTCCACACGGAAGGTCTCGGTCTGGCCCGTGGCGTTTGTGGGCGGTCTGCGCTACGAGTCGCCTAAGGTCAACGCCGCCGGCAAGGTCTACGGCTGGAAAACCGTGTTCGACCCGCACCGGCCGTTCGCCATCGACATGGCTGGCTTCGCCATCAACCTGCGCCTCATCCTCTTCAAGCCCCAGGCCTACTTCAAGCTGCGCGGGGTCAAGGGGGGCTACCAGGAGAGCAGCCTGCTACGAGAGCTGGTCACCCTCAATGACCTGGAGCCCAAGGCGGCCAATTGCACTAAG ATTCTTGTTTGGCACACCAGGACAGAAAAGCCTGTGCTTGTTAATGAGAGTAAAAAGGGATTCACGGACCCCAATGTGGAGATCTGA
- the b3gat1a gene encoding galactosylgalactosylxylosylprotein 3-beta-glucuronosyltransferase 1 isoform X2, which produces MPKRRDILAIVLIVLPWTLLITVWHQNAIAPLLAIRKDDGAGGRRMAGTAGDSKEYCSPDKDIVEVVRTEYVYTRPPPWSDVLPTIHVITPTYSRPVQKAELTRLANTFLHVANLHWILVEDSQRRTPLVARLLRETGLNYTHLNVETPRNYKLRGDARDPRIPRGTMQRNLALRWLRETFSPNSSQPGIVYFADDDNTYSLELFEEMRSTRKVSVWPVAFVGGLRYESPKVNAAGKVYGWKTVFDPHRPFAIDMAGFAINLRLILFKPQAYFKLRGVKGGYQESSLLRELVTLNDLEPKAANCTKILVWHTRTEKPVLVNESKKGFTDPNVEI; this is translated from the exons ATGCCGAAGAGAAGAGACATTCTTGCCATCGTGTTGATAGTGTTACCGTGGACTCTGCTCATCACCGTCTGGCACCAAAACGCGATAGCACCACTGCTGGCCATTCGCAAGG atGACGGTGCAGGGGGACGCCGGATGGCGGGCACAGCCGGGGACTCCAAGGAGTACTGCTCCCCGGACAAGGACATCGTGGAGGTGGTGCGCACGGAGTACGTGTACACGCGGCCGCCGCCCTGGTCCGACGTGCTGCCCACCATCCACGTGATCACGCCCACCTACAGCCGGCCCGTGCAGAAGGCCGAGCTCACGCGGCTGGCCAACACCTTCCTGCACGTGGCCAACCTGCACTGGATCCTGGTGGAGGACTCACAGCGGCGCACGCCCCTGGTGGCCCGACTGCTCCGCGAGACGGGCCTCAACTACACGCACCTCAACGTGGAGACGCCTCGCAACTACAAGCTGCGGGGCGACGCCCGCGACCCGCGCATCCCCCGCGGCACCATGCAGCGGAACCTGGCACTGCGCTGGCTCAGGGAGACCTTCAGCCCCAACAGCAGCCAGCCGGGCATCGTCTACTTCGCCGACGATGACAACACCTACAGCCTGGAGCTCTTTGAGGAG aTGCGCTCCACACGGAAGGTCTCGGTCTGGCCCGTGGCGTTTGTGGGCGGTCTGCGCTACGAGTCGCCTAAGGTCAACGCCGCCGGCAAGGTCTACGGCTGGAAAACCGTGTTCGACCCGCACCGGCCGTTCGCCATCGACATGGCTGGCTTCGCCATCAACCTGCGCCTCATCCTCTTCAAGCCCCAGGCCTACTTCAAGCTGCGCGGGGTCAAGGGGGGCTACCAGGAGAGCAGCCTGCTACGAGAGCTGGTCACCCTCAATGACCTGGAGCCCAAGGCGGCCAATTGCACTAAG ATTCTTGTTTGGCACACCAGGACAGAAAAGCCTGTGCTTGTTAATGAGAGTAAAAAGGGATTCACGGACCCCAATGTGGAGATCTGA